Proteins encoded within one genomic window of Streptomyces sp. NBC_00523:
- a CDS encoding DUF3151 domain-containing protein, whose protein sequence is MSIHENLLGGPPPTHLPDDPEPRELLAAGTAPADVAAKYPTSSLAWAQLADEAFEGGRVVESYAYARTGYHRGLDALRRAGWKGHGPVPFEHEPNRGFLRALHALARAAQAIGEQEEYERCSSFLRDSSPTAAETLG, encoded by the coding sequence ATGTCGATCCACGAGAACCTGCTCGGGGGCCCGCCCCCGACCCACCTGCCCGACGACCCGGAGCCGCGCGAACTGCTCGCCGCCGGCACCGCGCCCGCCGATGTCGCCGCGAAGTACCCGACCTCCTCGCTGGCCTGGGCGCAGCTCGCCGACGAGGCGTTCGAGGGCGGCCGGGTCGTCGAGTCGTACGCCTACGCCCGCACCGGCTACCACCGCGGCCTCGACGCGCTGCGCCGGGCCGGCTGGAAGGGCCACGGCCCCGTGCCGTTCGAGCACGAGCCGAACCGCGGCTTCCTCCGCGCCCTGCACGCCCTCGCCCGGGCCGCGCAGGCCATCGGCGAGCAGGAGGAGTACGAGCGCTGCTCGTCGTTCCTGCGCGACTCCTCGCCGACCGCCGCCGAGACCCT